In the genome of Gordonia rubripertincta, one region contains:
- the ilvD gene encoding dihydroxy-acid dehydratase: MTERTSTGNDVDIKPRSRDVTDGLEKTAARGMLRAVGMGDDDWAKPQIGVGSSWNEITPCNLSLDRLAKAVKDGVHEGGGYPLEFGTISVSDGISMGHEGMHFSLVSREVIADSVETVMSAERLDGSVLLAGCDKSLPGMLMAAARLDLASVFLYAGSTLPGYATLSDGKERQVTIIDAFEAVGACSRGLMSREDVDTIERAICPGEGACGGMYTANTMASAAEALGMSLPGSAAPPAPDKRRDQFARQSGVAVVEMLRRGITARDIMTREAFENAIAVVMAFGGSTNAVLHLLAIANEAEVELSLDDFIRVGSRVPHLADVKPFGRHVMTDVDRIGGVPVVMKALLDAGLLHGDCLTVTGKTVAENLAHIAPPDPDGQVLRATKSPIHPTGGITILKGSLAPEGAVVKSAGFDSDVFEGTARVFDRERAAMDALEDGTITAGDVVVIRYEGPKGGPGMREMLAITGAIKGAGLGKDVLLMTDGRFSGGTTGLCVGHIAPEAVDGGPIALVRDGDRIRLDVGRGLLDLLVDDAELESRAKDFTPLPPRYTRGVLAKYSKLVTSASQGAVCR, translated from the coding sequence ATGACCGAGCGCACGAGCACAGGCAACGACGTGGACATCAAACCTCGCAGTCGCGACGTCACGGACGGTCTCGAGAAGACCGCCGCGCGCGGCATGCTCCGCGCGGTGGGCATGGGCGACGACGACTGGGCGAAGCCCCAGATCGGTGTCGGGTCGTCGTGGAACGAGATCACCCCGTGCAACCTCTCCCTCGACCGTCTGGCCAAGGCCGTCAAGGACGGCGTGCACGAGGGAGGCGGATACCCGCTCGAGTTCGGCACCATCTCGGTGTCCGACGGCATCTCGATGGGCCACGAGGGCATGCACTTCTCGCTGGTCTCCCGCGAGGTGATCGCCGACAGCGTCGAAACCGTGATGAGTGCGGAGCGGCTCGACGGCTCGGTCCTGCTCGCCGGCTGCGACAAGTCCCTGCCCGGCATGCTCATGGCCGCCGCCCGGCTCGATCTCGCGTCGGTGTTCCTCTACGCCGGGTCGACGCTGCCGGGATACGCCACGCTGTCCGACGGCAAGGAACGTCAGGTCACCATCATCGACGCCTTCGAGGCGGTGGGTGCATGCTCCCGCGGGCTGATGAGCCGCGAGGACGTCGACACCATCGAACGCGCCATCTGCCCCGGCGAGGGTGCCTGCGGCGGTATGTACACGGCGAACACGATGGCCAGCGCTGCCGAGGCACTCGGAATGTCGCTGCCCGGTAGCGCGGCTCCCCCCGCCCCCGACAAGCGACGCGACCAGTTCGCGCGGCAGAGCGGCGTCGCCGTCGTCGAGATGCTCCGACGCGGAATCACCGCCCGCGACATCATGACGCGTGAGGCCTTCGAGAACGCGATCGCCGTGGTGATGGCGTTCGGCGGGTCCACGAATGCGGTCCTGCACCTGCTCGCCATCGCCAACGAAGCCGAGGTCGAACTGTCGCTCGACGACTTCATCCGCGTCGGCTCGCGCGTCCCGCACCTCGCCGACGTCAAACCGTTCGGACGGCACGTGATGACCGACGTGGACCGCATCGGCGGGGTACCGGTGGTGATGAAGGCCCTGCTCGACGCCGGTCTGCTGCACGGCGACTGCCTGACGGTCACCGGCAAGACGGTCGCGGAGAACCTCGCGCACATCGCGCCGCCGGATCCCGACGGGCAGGTCCTACGGGCCACCAAGTCGCCCATCCATCCGACGGGCGGCATCACCATCCTGAAGGGGTCGCTGGCCCCGGAAGGTGCCGTGGTGAAGTCAGCCGGCTTCGACTCCGACGTGTTCGAAGGCACCGCAAGAGTTTTCGACCGGGAGCGGGCGGCAATGGACGCACTCGAGGACGGCACGATCACCGCCGGCGACGTCGTCGTCATCCGCTACGAGGGCCCCAAGGGCGGGCCGGGCATGCGCGAGATGCTGGCCATCACCGGTGCCATCAAGGGCGCGGGCCTGGGCAAGGACGTGCTGCTGATGACCGACGGCCGGTTCTCCGGCGGCACCACCGGACTGTGTGTCGGCCACATCGCGCCCGAGGCAGTCGACGGCGGGCCGATCGCCCTGGTCCGCGACGGTGACCGGATCCGGCTCGACGTCGGACGCGGTCTCCTGGACCTACTGGTCGACGACGCCGAACTCGAGTCCCGCGCCAAGGACTTCACTCCCCTGCCGCCGCGGTACACCCGCGGGGTCCTGGCGAAGTACTCGAAGCTGGTCACGTCCGCGTCGCAGGGTGCCGTCTGCCGCTGA
- a CDS encoding DUF309 domain-containing protein, whose amino-acid sequence MGKDRDRDTGGRARQARPRDELGRPLPYGATGVEPVPEEPLPPHETIAFARRLLEDGRPFSAHEVFETRWKSCPVEERPLWQGLAQLCVALTHHRRGNAVGARRLHDRAAARLVEYENSGGVRYEMDLKAIRDCVLDEIEESEPT is encoded by the coding sequence ATGGGAAAAGACCGAGATCGGGATACCGGCGGTCGCGCCCGACAGGCTCGGCCGCGTGACGAACTCGGTCGCCCGCTGCCGTACGGTGCGACGGGCGTCGAGCCGGTGCCCGAGGAGCCGTTGCCACCGCACGAGACGATCGCATTCGCGCGGCGGCTGCTCGAGGACGGCCGGCCGTTCTCCGCGCACGAGGTGTTCGAGACGCGATGGAAGTCCTGCCCGGTCGAGGAACGTCCCCTGTGGCAGGGGCTTGCCCAGCTCTGCGTGGCGCTGACGCATCATCGACGCGGAAATGCTGTCGGTGCCCGACGCCTCCACGATCGGGCCGCCGCGCGACTCGTCGAGTACGAGAACTCGGGCGGAGTGAGGTACGAGATGGATCTGAAGGCCATCCGCGACTGCGTGCTCGACGAGATCGAGGAGTCCGAACCGACCTGA
- a CDS encoding acyl-CoA synthetase codes for MTPTSNTVDGVLRRAAARFPDRVALHFGDDTLTYRELDDAVTRAAAHLLSLGLAKGDRVAGYGTNSHAYVIGYLAAARAGLVHVPINYALRAGELSYLLEQSCARAVLVDPALAENLDAVIDVVPAEFVLPLRDADDSLFAVATSGDVPALDVSVEDTDLVQFLYTSGTTSKPKGAMMTHRALIHEYTSSIIALDLDADDNPLICMPLYHSAGMHVFMVPYLAVGATVRLMPAPDIPEILRLVEEYKIGSLFLAPTVWVPLAAHPDLETRDLSSLRKAQYGASIMPVTVLQRLRERYPDLGFYNCFGQSEIGPLATVLRPEEHDARPASCGRPVFFVETRVVDADGNDVPVGEPGEILYRSPQLCQGYWDNPTATEEAFRDGWFHSGDLVTRDEEGYVTVVDRIKDVINTGGILVASREVEDAIYTHDAVAEVAVIGTPDDKWIEAITAVVVRRAEAVVTEAELIDHVKQRLAPFKVPKLVKFVEELPRNQSGKLLKRELRA; via the coding sequence ATGACCCCCACCTCGAACACCGTCGACGGAGTGCTGCGCCGCGCTGCCGCGAGATTCCCCGACCGCGTCGCCCTACACTTCGGCGACGACACCCTCACCTACCGCGAGCTCGACGACGCCGTGACGCGCGCCGCCGCGCACCTCCTCTCCCTCGGCCTGGCCAAGGGAGATCGCGTGGCCGGTTACGGCACCAACTCACACGCCTACGTGATCGGCTACCTCGCCGCAGCGCGTGCCGGGCTCGTCCACGTGCCGATCAACTACGCTCTGCGCGCCGGTGAACTGAGCTACCTGCTCGAGCAGTCCTGCGCCCGGGCCGTTCTCGTCGACCCTGCTCTCGCCGAGAACCTCGACGCCGTCATCGACGTCGTGCCGGCCGAGTTCGTGCTCCCCCTGCGCGACGCCGATGACTCGTTGTTCGCCGTCGCGACCTCGGGTGACGTTCCCGCGCTGGATGTATCGGTGGAGGACACCGACCTGGTGCAGTTCCTCTACACCTCGGGCACCACGTCGAAACCCAAGGGCGCCATGATGACCCACCGCGCGCTGATCCACGAGTACACCTCGTCGATCATCGCGCTGGATCTCGACGCCGATGACAATCCGCTCATCTGCATGCCGCTGTACCACTCGGCGGGCATGCACGTCTTCATGGTTCCGTACCTCGCCGTCGGCGCCACGGTCCGGCTGATGCCGGCACCCGACATCCCGGAGATCCTGCGTCTCGTCGAGGAGTACAAGATCGGTTCGCTGTTCCTGGCACCGACGGTCTGGGTGCCGCTGGCCGCGCACCCCGACCTCGAGACCCGCGACCTGTCGTCGCTGCGGAAGGCGCAGTACGGCGCGTCGATCATGCCGGTCACCGTCCTGCAGCGCCTCCGCGAGCGTTACCCCGACCTCGGCTTCTACAACTGCTTCGGCCAGTCCGAGATCGGCCCGCTGGCAACGGTTCTCCGCCCCGAGGAGCACGACGCCCGACCCGCCTCGTGCGGCCGTCCGGTGTTCTTCGTCGAGACCCGCGTCGTCGACGCCGACGGCAACGACGTGCCGGTCGGTGAACCCGGCGAGATCCTGTATCGCTCGCCGCAGCTGTGCCAGGGCTACTGGGACAACCCGACCGCCACCGAAGAGGCCTTCCGCGACGGCTGGTTCCACTCCGGCGACCTCGTCACCCGCGACGAGGAGGGTTACGTCACCGTCGTCGACCGCATCAAGGACGTCATCAACACCGGCGGCATCCTCGTCGCCTCGCGTGAGGTCGAGGATGCGATCTACACCCACGACGCGGTGGCCGAGGTCGCCGTCATCGGCACCCCGGACGACAAGTGGATCGAGGCGATCACCGCGGTCGTCGTCCGGCGCGCCGAGGCCGTCGTCACCGAGGCCGAGCTGATCGACCACGTCAAGCAGCGGCTCGCGCCGTTCAAGGTCCCGAAGTTGGTGAAGTTCGTGGAGGAACTGCCGCGCAACCAGAGCGGGAAGCTGCTCAAGCGCGAATTGCGCGCCTAG